In one Silene latifolia isolate original U9 population chromosome 10, ASM4854445v1, whole genome shotgun sequence genomic region, the following are encoded:
- the LOC141604620 gene encoding uncharacterized protein LOC141604620, which yields MGGRAQVNKAHKTRFSSKSSRNLHKTIKDKHQITKNERNAGKRGKAARRQQKNMIRDKKIAADANKKRAMNSPNSPPRIIVLFGLSACVDLDSVERDLAALLSPTKCSNEVFPTVVSSEYRIRATVLKAPHGDLSSCMEMVKVADSIVFVASGSSPYLEGSPDYIDPFGEQCLSVFKSIGMPSIAVLIRDLPSDLKRRHEAKKLCITSVSSELPYGCKFFPADTKDELHKFMCHYKEQSLVSPIWRNQRAYVTTQKVDMLDHDSVAGKCTFVLTGYVRARSISVNQLIHVAGAGDYQLCKIDILKDPYPLNPRKGQDVMDADDEHNVEVQRSLIPDSLKQEPLLTENIPDPLAGEQTWPTEAEMADAEEDRKQRKSKKKKLPPGTSEYQAAWILDESDEDDLGSVDEEDEDMMLDEEDNGVSSKYDFDEDQASLDLGASDEETETDSVMVDGENLTREQIEQDIKRLKDAHAEDEEFPDEVDTPLDVPARKRFAKYRGLKSFRTSPWDPKESLPAEYARIFAFDNFARTQKHVHAKASELDKDDRDDTVTPGTYARLYIKEVPLSVASKLYTRAKTMPIISCGLLQHESKMSVLHFSVKKHDSYSEPIKGKEEMIFHVGFRQLVVRPIFSTDNTNSDKHKMERFLHPGCFSVASVYAPISFRPLPLIAMKSKGDSDSPVVAAVGSLTSVDPDRINLKRIILTGYPQRVSKVKATVRYMFHNPEDVRWFKPVELWSKCGRRGRIKEPVGTHGAMKCLLNGVLQQHDTVCMSLYKRAYPKWPESKYPLL from the exons ATGGGAGGTCGAGCTCAAGTCAATAAAGCTCATAAAACTCGCTTCTCTTCCAAATCATCTCGTAATCTTCATAAAACTATCAAAG ATAAGCATCAGATTACGAAGAATGAGAGGAATGCTGGTAAGCGTGGTAAAGCTGCTCGTCGTCAGCAGAAAAATATG ATTCGTGATAAAAAGATTGCTGCGGATGCGAATAAGAAACGAGCTATGAATTCTCCGAATAGTCCGCCACGTATTATT GTTCTATTTGGATTGTCTGCTTGTGTTGATTTGGATTCAGTCGAAAGAGATTTAGCTGCGCTACTATCGCCTACGAAATGCAGTAATGAAGTGTTCCCTACGGTTGTCTCTTCTGAGTACAGGATACGAGCTACG GTGCTCAAAGCTCCTCACGGTGATCTGTCCTCATGCATGGAGATGGTTAAG GTTGCTGATTCTATTGTTTTTGTCGCTTCGGGAAGTTCTCCGTACTTGGAAGGCTCGCCTGACTATATTGATCCATTTGGTGAACAATGCCTTTCTGTATTTAAATCCATAGGCATGCCAAGCATTGCTGTCTTAATTCGT GATTTGCCAAGCGACCTAAAACGAAGACATGAAGCTAAGAAATTATGTATTACTAGTGTTTCTTCTGAACTACCTTACGGATGTAAATTTTTCCCAGCAGATACAAAGGATGAGCTCCACAAG TTTATGTGTCATTACAAAGAGCAAAGTTTGGTGTCTCCCATTTGGAGAAACCAGAGAGCTTATGTCACCACTCAAAAG GTGGACATGCTTGATCACGACTCTGTTGCTGGGAAATGTACCTTCGTGCTTACAGGCTATGTTCGTGCTCGTAGTATTTCTGTGAATCAATTG ATTCATGTTGCTGGTGCGGGTGATTATCAACTCTGCAAAATTGATATCCTCAAGGATCCGTATCCCCTGAATCCAAGAAAGGGACAGGACGTGATGGATGCTGATGATGAACACAATGTAGAG GTACAACGATCTTTGATCCCTGACAGTTTGAAGCAAGAGCCTTTACTTACCGAAAATATTCCAGATCCTCTTGCTGGAGAACAG ACATGGCCGACAGAGGCTGAAATGGCTGATGCAGAGGAGGATCGAAAGCAGAGAAAATCGAAGAAGAAGAAACTTCCACCAGGCACTTCAGAGTATCAG GCGGCTTGGATCTTGGATGAGAGTGACGAGGATGATTTAGGAAGTGTTGACGAGGAAGATGAGGACATGATGTTGGATGAAGAAGATAATGGTGTTTCCAGCAAATATGACTTCGATGAAGATCAAGCCTCACTTGATTTGGGTGCCTCTGATGAAGAAACAGAGACGGATTCAGTTATGGTG gatGGAGAGAACTTGACGAGGGAGCAGATAGAGCAGGACATAAAAAGACTGAAAGATGCTCATGCAGAAGATGAGG AGTTTCCTGATGAAGTAGATACTCCTCTAGATGTGCCTGCCAGAAAACGTTTTGCCAAGTACAGAGGCCTCAAATCCTTTAGAACATCTCCGTGGGATCCAAAG GAATCTCTACCAGCTGAGTATGCTAGAATATTTGCGTTTGATAACTTTGCAAGAACTCAAAAGCACGTGCATGCTAAAGCTTCGGAACTAGACAAAGATGATAGGGATGACACTGTAACCCCTGGCACATATGCAAGGCTCTATATCAAAGAAGTACCTCTTAGCGTTGCTTCAAAACTGTATACACGTGCGAAGACTATGCCCATCATATCATGCGGTCTATTGCAGCATGAGTCTAAGATGTCCGTCCTTCACTTCAG CGTCAAAAAGCACGATAGCTACAGTGAGCCAATAAAAGGGAAAGAGGAAATGATATTCCATGTTGGCTTTCGGCAATTGGTTGTTAG GCCAATATTTTCTACCGACAACACGAATTCGGACAAGCACAAAATGGAGAGATTTCTTCATCCTGGATGCTTCTCCGTCGCTTCTGTATATGCTCCAATTTCATTTAGACCTCTTCCTTTGATTGCCATGAAGAGCAAAGGGGATTCTGATTCACCGGTCGTAGCTGCTGTTGGTTCATTGACTAGTGTTGACCCAGACAGGATAAACTTGAAGAGAATTATATTAACTGG TTACCCCCAACGAGTATCAAAAGTTAAAGCTACCGTGCGATATATGTTTCATAATCCTGAAGATGTGAGATGGTTCAAG CCTGTCGAATTGTGGTCAAAATGTGGTCGTCGTGGGCGTATCAAAGAGCCTGTTGGCACACACG GAGCAATGAAATGTCTCTTAAACGGTGTCCTTCAGCAGCATGATACAGTGTGCATGAGCTTATATAAACGTGCATACCCCAAATGGCCTGAATCCAAGTATCCATTACTTTGA